The following proteins are encoded in a genomic region of Dyadobacter sp. UC 10:
- a CDS encoding ATP-binding protein, with amino-acid sequence MNIKNIVNQDIVNLTNCESEPIHIPGSIQPHGFLFGVKKDSLKIEFSSENTQDYIGLTPDFLLGKSLYDIFTKEETKKFLDYSNATVIDSAKPFVFALNDISYNTTVHQSGETIILEFEPFPDGTLNLPNLYNQTRKFVSIMEKATYLKEMCQEIANETREITGYDRVMIYKFDADYNGEVIAESRREDIVSFEGQKYPHTDIPVQARELYIRNPLRMIADVNYKPVPLLTIDETGDKSHKSLDLSLSILRSVSPIHIEYLVNMGVAATLTISLLQNQRLWGLIACHHYSPKILPHYTRLSALLQGHFLTSQIAVREVAEEFEVSQQVDKALSKSLTLLHEHEDFIEAFHQSPSVLKLANATGVVISYHGKLYKSGLVPGDEDLIPLLKQLAKTYSSNGVCTDRLLGIYPEGKPLTKYAAGIIYHSIQSGPYDGIIWLRAEQVETINWAGNPNKAVLPNEDGLRLTPRKSFDLWAEEVKDKSEQWRKSEINAAANFSFSLQKHVNFRLIRIQEDKNRILNEELKSANKELANLNWISTHDLKEPLRKIQIFASKVLDREDPDLSAQVKDSVERMRFAAEKMQLLIEDILTYSKTGNMEKVFEKLDLNAVLSEVLQELGTVIEERKAVMHADKLPELQVIPFQVRQLFINLISNGIKFTKTDVQPEIMITADKVSGEKIEHEKAVAGTQYQIISFADNGIGFEEEYRERIFDVFQRLHPAHKYPGTGIGLAICKKIMENHKGFLTASSELGKGSVFRIYFPV; translated from the coding sequence ATGAACATTAAGAATATCGTCAATCAGGACATTGTCAACCTGACAAATTGCGAAAGTGAACCCATCCATATACCGGGCAGTATTCAGCCTCACGGATTTTTGTTCGGTGTAAAAAAGGACAGCTTAAAAATTGAGTTTAGCAGTGAAAATACGCAGGATTATATTGGCCTCACCCCGGACTTCCTTTTAGGAAAGTCGCTGTACGATATTTTCACGAAGGAGGAGACAAAAAAGTTTCTGGACTATTCCAATGCGACGGTCATTGATTCGGCCAAGCCGTTTGTCTTTGCATTGAACGATATTTCGTATAACACCACAGTTCACCAAAGCGGCGAGACAATCATTCTCGAATTCGAGCCCTTCCCCGACGGTACCCTTAACCTGCCCAATTTGTATAACCAGACCCGGAAGTTTGTCTCGATTATGGAGAAAGCGACCTATCTGAAAGAGATGTGTCAGGAAATAGCCAACGAAACGCGCGAAATCACCGGTTACGACAGGGTCATGATTTACAAGTTCGACGCGGACTATAACGGAGAGGTGATTGCGGAGAGCCGGCGTGAGGATATTGTTTCTTTTGAGGGCCAAAAATATCCGCATACGGATATTCCTGTTCAGGCCCGCGAGCTATATATCCGCAATCCACTGAGAATGATCGCCGATGTCAACTATAAGCCTGTACCGCTGCTGACCATTGATGAGACAGGCGACAAAAGCCACAAATCACTCGATCTGAGCCTTTCCATTTTGCGGAGCGTGTCACCGATTCACATCGAATATCTGGTGAATATGGGCGTAGCGGCAACACTGACGATTTCACTGCTACAAAACCAGAGATTGTGGGGACTGATCGCATGTCACCATTATTCCCCTAAAATATTACCGCACTATACACGACTTTCTGCATTGCTTCAGGGGCATTTTCTAACCTCCCAGATCGCCGTGAGAGAAGTCGCTGAAGAGTTTGAAGTAAGCCAGCAGGTCGACAAGGCACTTAGCAAGTCCCTTACCCTGCTGCACGAACACGAGGATTTTATCGAGGCATTTCACCAGTCGCCATCGGTGCTGAAGCTGGCTAACGCAACAGGCGTTGTGATTTCCTATCATGGGAAGTTATATAAAAGCGGCCTGGTTCCGGGCGACGAAGACCTTATACCGCTGCTTAAACAGCTGGCTAAAACATACTCCTCTAACGGTGTCTGCACGGACCGGCTGCTTGGCATTTACCCGGAAGGAAAACCCCTTACCAAATATGCTGCGGGAATTATCTATCATTCCATTCAGTCGGGCCCTTACGACGGTATTATATGGCTGCGGGCAGAGCAGGTGGAAACTATCAACTGGGCAGGTAATCCTAACAAAGCTGTACTGCCAAATGAAGACGGGCTCAGGCTTACCCCGCGCAAATCCTTCGATCTTTGGGCAGAGGAAGTGAAAGACAAAAGTGAACAGTGGCGAAAATCGGAGATTAATGCGGCTGCCAACTTCTCTTTTTCCTTACAAAAGCATGTAAACTTTCGACTGATCCGCATTCAGGAAGACAAGAACAGGATCCTGAACGAGGAACTGAAGAGCGCCAACAAGGAACTTGCTAACCTCAACTGGATCAGCACGCACGATTTGAAAGAGCCACTTCGCAAAATACAGATATTCGCATCAAAAGTTTTGGACCGTGAAGATCCTGATCTTTCGGCGCAGGTGAAGGATTCTGTTGAACGCATGCGGTTTGCAGCAGAAAAAATGCAGCTTTTGATCGAGGATATCCTTACCTATTCCAAAACCGGAAATATGGAGAAGGTTTTCGAAAAGCTGGATCTGAATGCGGTATTATCAGAGGTATTGCAGGAGCTGGGAACTGTTATTGAAGAAAGAAAGGCGGTGATGCACGCCGATAAACTGCCCGAGCTTCAAGTGATCCCGTTCCAGGTACGCCAGCTTTTCATAAATCTGATCAGCAATGGCATTAAATTCACAAAAACCGACGTTCAGCCAGAGATCATGATCACTGCCGACAAGGTAAGTGGCGAAAAAATCGAGCACGAAAAGGCAGTCGCAGGAACACAGTATCAGATAATTTCTTTTGCTGACAATGGTATCGGCTTCGAAGAAGAATACCGCGAAAGAATATTTGACGTATTTCAAAGACTGCATCCTGCTCACAAATATCCGGGTACCGGAATCGGACTGGCTATCTGTAAAAAGATCATGGAAAACCACAAAGGCTTCCTGACCGCTTCGTCCGAGCTTGGTAAAGGTTCTGTCTTTCGGATCTACTTCCCCGTTTGA
- a CDS encoding biliverdin-producing heme oxygenase has product MSEVSVFEMAQESFIKTLRKETAESHQNLEDNPLSKALLDPDVTLADYQAYLSKLYGVTVVCEKQVFPELASVLPDLSERYKAHLIEKDLLATGLTDAQIQALPVHHFHFSRRSEAIGIMYVLEGSTLGGKIIYKHIHEKLGFTPESGAAYFWGYGTQTGTLWKSFVSILTQFAAENNDDPLVIESAKKTFTEINKWLSGRNC; this is encoded by the coding sequence ATGAGTGAAGTGTCAGTTTTTGAAATGGCTCAGGAATCTTTTATTAAAACGCTAAGAAAGGAAACAGCCGAAAGCCACCAGAATTTAGAAGATAATCCGCTGTCGAAAGCTTTACTTGATCCGGATGTTACCCTAGCTGATTATCAGGCGTATTTATCGAAACTATATGGTGTTACAGTTGTATGTGAAAAGCAGGTTTTTCCTGAGCTAGCCTCTGTTTTGCCCGATTTGAGTGAGCGCTACAAAGCTCATCTGATTGAAAAGGACCTCCTTGCTACCGGGCTCACAGACGCGCAGATACAGGCTTTGCCGGTTCATCATTTTCACTTTTCGCGGCGCTCGGAGGCCATTGGTATTATGTATGTCCTGGAAGGCTCAACGCTCGGAGGAAAGATCATATACAAGCATATTCACGAAAAGCTGGGCTTTACACCTGAAAGTGGGGCCGCTTATTTCTGGGGCTACGGTACACAAACTGGCACTTTGTGGAAATCATTCGTCTCCATCCTTACCCAATTCGCAGCTGAAAATAATGACGATCCGCTCGTTATTGAAAGTGCAAAAAAAACCTTTACAGAAATAAATAAGTGGCTCAGCGGCAGAAATTGTTAG
- a CDS encoding LolA family protein, with amino-acid sequence MKNLKKNAFRLVVLFVFLGGNVFAQGDKKSAAILEAMSNKYQKIKSFKAAFTYTPEGGTPLKGEATVKGTKFRLKMAGQEIFNDGKLMATYIKETNEVNLQDFDPTASGDLDPTRIYSAYKKGFKNAFVKEKKEGAKTLEVVELTSTNKSSQVDKVQIEVNKADKSISSWKIFQKNGQEVVYKVDQFQPDVAVADTYFTFNSKQYPGVEVVDLR; translated from the coding sequence ATGAAAAATCTGAAAAAGAATGCATTCCGGCTTGTTGTATTGTTTGTCTTTCTCGGCGGCAATGTGTTTGCACAGGGAGATAAAAAATCCGCAGCGATTCTGGAAGCAATGAGCAATAAATACCAGAAGATCAAATCCTTTAAGGCAGCATTTACTTACACGCCGGAGGGCGGCACGCCGCTGAAAGGCGAAGCGACCGTAAAGGGAACGAAGTTCAGGTTGAAAATGGCTGGTCAGGAGATCTTCAATGACGGCAAATTAATGGCCACTTACATCAAGGAAACCAACGAAGTGAACTTGCAGGATTTTGATCCCACAGCTAGCGGAGACCTCGATCCGACCAGAATTTACTCGGCTTACAAAAAAGGTTTCAAGAATGCATTTGTGAAAGAGAAAAAGGAAGGCGCCAAAACGCTGGAAGTGGTCGAGCTTACATCTACCAACAAGAGCAGCCAGGTCGATAAAGTACAGATAGAAGTGAATAAAGCTGATAAATCGATCAGCAGCTGGAAAATATTTCAAAAGAATGGACAGGAAGTAGTATATAAAGTCGACCAGTTTCAGCCTGATGTGGCAGTTGCCGATACTTACTTCACGTTCAATTCGAAACAATACCCAGGCGTGGAAGTGGTGGATCTTCGGTAA
- a CDS encoding DNA topoisomerase IB, producing the protein MQSAAIGALTEVPEISARQFKKLRKDPALTAAAVGLSYIRSGFAPGYLRKGKAPRFYYTDQKGSRVKDKEAIRRIKSLVLPPAWKEVWISNDPDAHLQATGTDDAGRKQYRYHPQWNLIRNQAKYFRLLTFSEALPKLREQVEHDLRKRDLDLHKSIALVIKLMDKTCIRVGNQRYKVKHGSSGITTLDAKCATVNGSRIRFVFKGKKGIKQDITLRDTQLARLVKLYKELPGKRLFQYTNEAGGRCGLSAAQVNDYIREHTGAHFSAKDFRTWMGTVTAFEYLSTQEKAPSQRQLTRTFNTCLDVVAAHLGNTRAVCKKYYVHPAIFRAYEQDRIRRYANKPVEETKHFSGSEQQVRMLLGNPKV; encoded by the coding sequence ATGCAATCAGCCGCAATAGGAGCGCTCACGGAAGTCCCCGAAATATCAGCAAGGCAATTTAAAAAGTTGAGGAAGGATCCTGCCCTGACGGCAGCGGCGGTCGGGCTCAGTTATATCAGGTCGGGTTTTGCGCCGGGTTATCTACGCAAGGGCAAGGCGCCGCGCTTTTACTATACGGACCAGAAAGGAAGCCGCGTGAAGGATAAGGAAGCAATCAGACGTATCAAATCGCTTGTATTGCCGCCTGCGTGGAAAGAAGTGTGGATCAGCAATGATCCTGATGCACATTTGCAGGCAACCGGCACCGATGATGCGGGCAGAAAGCAGTACCGTTACCATCCGCAATGGAATCTGATCCGGAACCAGGCAAAATACTTCAGGCTGCTCACCTTTTCAGAGGCACTTCCGAAGTTGAGAGAACAGGTTGAACATGACCTGAGAAAGCGTGACCTCGACCTTCATAAATCAATTGCACTGGTAATCAAGCTGATGGACAAAACTTGCATACGAGTAGGTAACCAGCGATACAAAGTCAAGCACGGCTCTTCCGGCATTACCACACTGGATGCAAAATGTGCTACGGTTAATGGCAGCAGGATCAGGTTTGTATTCAAAGGTAAAAAGGGGATTAAGCAGGATATTACATTGCGGGATACGCAATTGGCGAGACTGGTGAAGCTATATAAAGAGTTGCCCGGCAAGCGGCTGTTTCAATATACCAATGAGGCTGGCGGAAGATGCGGACTCTCTGCCGCGCAGGTGAATGACTACATACGCGAACACACGGGCGCTCACTTTTCTGCCAAAGATTTCAGGACCTGGATGGGTACAGTTACCGCATTTGAATATTTGAGCACGCAGGAAAAGGCACCGTCTCAACGCCAGCTCACGCGCACGTTCAATACCTGCCTCGATGTTGTGGCCGCTCACTTAGGAAATACAAGGGCTGTATGCAAGAAATACTACGTTCACCCCGCCATTTTCCGGGCTTATGAGCAGGATAGGATCAGAAGATATGCGAACAAGCCGGTTGAGGAAACGAAGCATTTCTCAGGCAGCGAGCAGCAGGTAAGAATGCTGCTTGGAAACCCCAAGGTATAA
- a CDS encoding response regulator, producing the protein MKHDQYFRILLADDDDDDTFLFREALGQVSFQSQLITAANGMELMNTILGDNPKPDLIFLDMNMPVKNGLECLGDIRTTPGFEETPIVILSTSVAQYLWESAYKGGANLYIQKPTSFSGLVDILHKCLFQRLAKDNSTSVEQFLITN; encoded by the coding sequence ATGAAACACGATCAATATTTTCGTATTCTGCTAGCTGACGATGACGATGACGATACCTTTTTGTTTCGCGAGGCACTGGGGCAGGTTTCATTTCAATCACAGTTAATCACTGCGGCCAACGGAATGGAGCTGATGAATACCATCCTTGGCGACAACCCAAAACCCGACCTTATTTTCCTGGATATGAACATGCCTGTCAAAAATGGGCTGGAATGCCTCGGAGATATCAGGACTACGCCGGGATTTGAAGAAACGCCTATTGTGATCCTTTCTACATCCGTTGCGCAGTACCTCTGGGAATCTGCGTATAAAGGGGGAGCGAACCTGTATATTCAAAAGCCCACCAGCTTTTCCGGACTTGTTGATATTTTGCATAAATGCCTGTTCCAAAGACTCGCAAAAGACAATTCAACATCAGTGGAACAATTTTTGATTACGAATTAA
- a CDS encoding DUF4142 domain-containing protein yields MKEIMKKITIVSLALAAMTAFSGCNTNKTEDSKEVAEEQNEQALDSTNLEDDSEFAVDAADGGMMEVKLGELAKTNAASAEVKKFGETMVTDHGKANDELKALAQQKNITLPMALSDEKQKKYDDLAAKKGADFDKAYIAFMVDDHKEDISEFEEASKDAKDPEVKSWAAGKVPALKHHLEMAQKIKDAQK; encoded by the coding sequence ATGAAAGAGATTATGAAAAAGATCACAATAGTTTCACTCGCCCTTGCTGCGATGACGGCGTTCTCGGGTTGCAATACGAATAAAACAGAAGACTCGAAAGAAGTAGCGGAAGAACAAAACGAACAGGCATTGGACAGTACTAATCTGGAAGACGATTCGGAGTTCGCAGTGGATGCGGCAGACGGTGGAATGATGGAAGTGAAACTAGGCGAATTGGCCAAAACCAATGCAGCCAGCGCTGAGGTGAAGAAATTTGGTGAAACAATGGTCACGGATCACGGAAAGGCAAACGATGAACTGAAAGCATTGGCCCAGCAGAAAAATATCACACTGCCCATGGCATTGAGTGATGAAAAGCAAAAGAAATACGATGACCTGGCAGCGAAAAAGGGGGCTGATTTCGACAAAGCATATATCGCTTTTATGGTAGATGACCACAAGGAAGATATAAGCGAATTCGAAGAAGCCTCGAAGGACGCCAAAGATCCTGAGGTTAAATCATGGGCTGCAGGTAAAGTTCCTGCTCTGAAACACCATCTTGAAATGGCTCAAAAGATTAAGGATGCTCAAAAATAA
- a CDS encoding FtsK/SpoIIIE family DNA translocase, which produces MSVNKPRGNTQRQKAEETAESGIRFSFDWEQLFSSPKGTLAWGTFFILLGIFLEIAFISYLVTGISDQSVIDGLGQQSVRDAGRQTRNFFGVLGAVISHFFVYRWFGVGALLLPLVPIVAGWKMAFDREILPLNRVTKEVVFFTLWVSALMGYIILMSNSESTMSFVSGGIGYIINVTLFDWLKWGSIIPIIFALFVFAVFFYDARSAYEAWQQKNARPEVAPELNGSAVTAEAKPAEPVNTYASVLNDTYDDEIPAINGKEVASRPEVEMEVEVDEEIPAPVPVQPVIPVSPVVPAVTVADAKLELEVEDTTQIAVAEAEEFEDEDVNASILREFGQYDPMLDLPSYQFPKVDLLNEVVDNHHEKVSQEELESNKTKIVDTLGSYGINISKIKATIGPTVTLYEIIPEAGVRISKIKNLEGDIALSLAALGIRIIAPMPGRGTIGIEVPNKNRETVFARSVLSNERFQKSNYDLPIVLGKTISNDIHIVDLAKMPHLLMAGATGQGKSVGLNVILASLIYKKHPAELKFVLVDPKKVELTLFNKLERHFLAKLPNAEEAIITDTKKVIFTLNSLCIEMDSRYDLLKEAAVRNLKEYNAKFAQRRLNPEKGHRFLPYIVLVIDELADLMMTAGKEVETPIARLAQLARAVGIHLVVATQRPSVKVITGLIKANFPARLSFRVTSSIDSRTILDMGGAEQLVGQGDMLLAINSEVIRLQCPFIDTREIEDVCEFIGGQRGYDEAYALPEYEGEDAAEGKAELNPDDFDSLLPDAARLIVTHQQGSTSLIQRKMKLGYNRAGRIMDQLEVLGVVGPFTGSKARDVMFHDLSGLEEHLRVMGVI; this is translated from the coding sequence ATGTCTGTCAATAAGCCGAGAGGAAACACACAACGTCAAAAAGCGGAGGAAACTGCGGAATCCGGTATTCGCTTCTCTTTTGATTGGGAGCAACTTTTTTCGAGTCCCAAAGGCACATTAGCCTGGGGCACATTTTTTATTCTGCTAGGGATATTTCTTGAAATAGCATTCATTTCCTATCTCGTTACCGGCATTTCGGACCAGAGCGTGATCGACGGGCTGGGGCAGCAGTCAGTTCGCGATGCAGGGCGGCAAACGCGCAATTTCTTCGGCGTGCTGGGTGCCGTGATTTCTCATTTCTTTGTTTACAGATGGTTCGGGGTAGGCGCCCTGCTACTACCGCTTGTTCCGATCGTGGCAGGCTGGAAAATGGCTTTTGACCGCGAAATACTTCCATTGAACAGAGTTACGAAGGAGGTAGTCTTTTTTACACTGTGGGTAAGTGCGTTAATGGGGTATATCATCCTGATGAGCAATTCCGAAAGTACCATGAGCTTCGTCTCGGGCGGTATCGGCTATATTATCAATGTTACCCTGTTCGACTGGCTGAAGTGGGGAAGCATTATTCCGATCATTTTCGCGCTTTTCGTTTTTGCAGTGTTCTTCTACGATGCAAGATCGGCCTATGAGGCGTGGCAACAGAAAAATGCCAGGCCGGAAGTCGCTCCTGAGCTCAACGGATCAGCAGTAACCGCGGAAGCAAAGCCAGCCGAGCCGGTCAATACCTATGCCTCCGTTCTGAATGATACTTACGATGACGAAATCCCCGCTATAAATGGAAAGGAAGTAGCTTCCAGGCCGGAAGTTGAAATGGAGGTTGAAGTTGACGAAGAAATCCCGGCTCCTGTGCCTGTCCAGCCGGTTATTCCAGTATCCCCGGTTGTACCGGCTGTTACGGTTGCCGATGCGAAACTGGAACTGGAAGTGGAGGATACCACACAGATTGCGGTGGCTGAGGCGGAAGAATTTGAAGATGAGGATGTCAACGCGTCGATCTTACGCGAGTTCGGGCAATATGATCCTATGCTGGATCTGCCGTCCTACCAATTTCCAAAGGTGGACCTGCTGAACGAAGTAGTGGATAACCACCACGAAAAAGTAAGTCAGGAGGAGCTGGAAAGCAATAAAACAAAGATCGTGGATACCCTGGGAAGTTACGGTATCAATATTTCCAAGATCAAAGCCACCATCGGTCCGACTGTAACGCTGTATGAAATCATCCCGGAAGCGGGCGTTCGGATATCGAAGATTAAAAACCTGGAAGGCGATATCGCATTGAGCCTCGCAGCCTTGGGGATCAGGATCATAGCGCCGATGCCGGGTCGTGGTACGATCGGTATTGAAGTACCTAACAAGAACAGGGAAACAGTATTTGCGCGCTCGGTTTTATCAAATGAACGTTTTCAAAAATCAAATTACGACCTGCCTATTGTTCTCGGAAAGACAATTTCCAATGATATTCACATCGTAGACCTTGCCAAAATGCCTCACTTGCTGATGGCGGGTGCAACCGGACAGGGTAAATCTGTGGGGCTGAATGTCATACTGGCTTCACTTATTTATAAAAAACATCCTGCTGAACTGAAATTTGTGCTTGTCGACCCGAAAAAGGTGGAGCTTACACTTTTCAACAAGCTGGAAAGACATTTTCTTGCCAAGCTTCCAAATGCGGAAGAGGCAATCATCACCGATACCAAAAAGGTGATTTTCACATTGAATTCCCTATGTATCGAAATGGATTCGCGGTACGACCTTCTCAAGGAAGCAGCCGTGAGGAATCTGAAAGAATACAATGCTAAATTCGCCCAGAGAAGACTGAATCCTGAAAAAGGGCACCGGTTCCTGCCTTATATCGTACTTGTGATCGATGAGCTGGCAGACCTGATGATGACGGCCGGCAAAGAGGTCGAAACGCCGATTGCACGTTTGGCACAGCTGGCCAGAGCGGTAGGTATTCACCTGGTTGTGGCCACACAGCGGCCTTCGGTGAAAGTAATTACCGGCTTGATCAAAGCCAACTTCCCTGCCCGTTTGTCTTTCCGGGTAACTTCCAGCATCGACTCACGTACTATTCTGGATATGGGCGGCGCTGAGCAACTAGTGGGCCAGGGAGATATGCTGCTTGCGATCAATTCCGAAGTGATCCGTTTGCAATGTCCGTTTATCGATACCCGCGAAATCGAAGACGTCTGCGAATTCATTGGCGGGCAGCGTGGATACGATGAAGCCTACGCCCTGCCTGAATATGAAGGCGAAGATGCCGCCGAAGGAAAAGCGGAGCTCAATCCCGATGATTTTGACAGCTTGTTGCCGGACGCAGCCCGCCTGATCGTAACACATCAGCAGGGAAGTACTTCGCTTATCCAGCGGAAAATGAAACTGGGTTATAACCGCGCAGGCCGTATTATGGACCAGCTGGAAGTCCTGGGAGTCGTAGGCCCGTTCACCGGAAGTAAAGCGAGGGATGTCATGTTCCACGATCTGAGCGGCCTGGAAGAGCACCTTCGGGTTATGGGTGTAATCTAA
- a CDS encoding quinone-dependent dihydroorotate dehydrogenase encodes MYKILISPILFLFDAERIHYFVCEVLRVAFKIPFVPQLIRSMYTFEHPDLVTEVAGLRFRNPVGLAAGFDKNAEMVDYFEALGFGYIEIGTVTPRPQPGNDKPRLFRLKKDKALINRMGFNNKGAAVASAKLAKRQSKIMVGGNIGKNKDTPNDQALSDYLICFRELFDVVDYFVVNVSSPNTPGLRDLQEKEPLTALLKELQTKNREKFNPKPIFLKIAPDLTNSQLDDIIDIVKETGIAGVIATNTTIGRENLRTEKREIEKIGAGGLSGAPLTHRSTEVIRYLCDKSNHAFPVIGVGGIASPGEALEKKNAGAALIQLYTGFIYEGPGLVKRICKAFVGR; translated from the coding sequence ATGTATAAAATTCTCATCTCCCCTATACTTTTCCTGTTTGATGCTGAGCGGATTCATTATTTTGTTTGCGAAGTTTTACGCGTCGCCTTCAAAATCCCGTTTGTGCCGCAGCTGATCCGATCGATGTACACATTTGAGCATCCCGACCTGGTGACGGAAGTGGCCGGACTCCGGTTCCGAAATCCTGTGGGCCTCGCAGCAGGTTTTGATAAAAATGCAGAAATGGTCGACTATTTCGAAGCGTTGGGGTTCGGGTATATTGAGATAGGTACCGTTACGCCCCGCCCGCAACCCGGAAACGATAAGCCCAGGTTGTTCAGGTTAAAAAAGGATAAGGCGCTGATCAACAGAATGGGTTTTAATAACAAGGGAGCGGCAGTAGCCTCAGCGAAACTTGCGAAGAGGCAGTCGAAGATTATGGTGGGGGGGAATATTGGTAAAAATAAGGACACCCCCAACGACCAGGCATTGAGCGATTACCTGATCTGTTTTCGGGAGTTATTTGATGTTGTAGACTATTTTGTTGTTAATGTAAGCTCACCTAATACGCCTGGTTTGCGCGATTTGCAGGAAAAGGAGCCGCTCACCGCTTTGCTGAAAGAACTTCAGACAAAGAATCGCGAAAAATTCAATCCAAAACCTATATTTTTAAAGATTGCTCCCGATTTAACGAACAGCCAGCTGGACGATATTATTGATATTGTTAAAGAAACTGGAATTGCCGGCGTGATTGCAACCAATACTACAATAGGACGGGAAAACCTTCGCACTGAGAAGCGTGAGATCGAAAAAATAGGAGCTGGCGGGCTAAGCGGCGCGCCACTTACACATCGGTCAACGGAAGTAATTCGTTACCTTTGCGATAAATCGAACCATGCATTTCCGGTAATCGGCGTTGGCGGAATCGCTTCGCCGGGAGAGGCTTTGGAGAAAAAAAATGCAGGAGCTGCATTAATTCAATTATATACCGGGTTCATTTACGAAGGTCCGGGGCTCGTCAAGCGGATTTGCAAGGCGTTTGTCGGGCGGTAA
- a CDS encoding ferritin-like domain-containing protein, which translates to METNENLVEVLNDLIKINNDRIEGYEKALNEVEDIDIDLRGIFQKMANESRQNINELSAEVRNLGGEIATGTTNSGKIYRVWMDIKATFTGHDRTSVLESCEYGEDAAQEAYDDALATDADLPVDIRQIIANQKAELLESHNLIKKYRDLHQSVNS; encoded by the coding sequence ATGGAAACCAATGAAAATCTTGTGGAAGTTCTCAATGACCTGATCAAAATCAATAACGACCGAATCGAAGGTTACGAAAAGGCCCTGAATGAAGTAGAAGATATTGACATCGACCTTCGTGGGATTTTTCAAAAAATGGCCAACGAGAGCCGCCAGAATATCAACGAACTGAGCGCGGAAGTGCGTAACCTGGGAGGAGAAATCGCAACAGGTACTACCAACTCAGGAAAAATATACAGGGTTTGGATGGATATAAAGGCAACTTTCACCGGTCACGACAGAACCTCGGTACTGGAGAGCTGCGAATACGGCGAAGATGCCGCGCAGGAAGCCTATGATGATGCACTGGCAACCGATGCTGACCTGCCTGTTGATATCAGGCAGATTATCGCTAACCAGAAAGCCGAGCTGCTTGAGTCACACAATCTGATCAAAAAATACCGCGATCTGCATCAATCAGTGAACAGTTAA